In Brassica rapa cultivar Chiifu-401-42 chromosome A06, CAAS_Brap_v3.01, whole genome shotgun sequence, a single window of DNA contains:
- the LOC103871149 gene encoding uncharacterized protein At4g26485 — protein sequence MIKMEVQESKILSQCSRMQKILLVGEGEFSFSLSLAKAFASVAKITAVSLDVRVGLGRQYSNGDANVKELESLGCTVVRGINVHTMTSDYRLSRYDRIVFNFPHAGKHKDVVTGFMQSAPEMMNEGGEMHFTNMTMYPFNKLDIKSLAGENGLRLIKQMQFKKWIFPCYSNKCECSCDSHSHFPFEVVVISMLKK from the exons ATGATAAAAATGGAGGTTCAAGAGTCTAAAATTTTAAGTCAATGTAGCCGTATGCAAAAAATACTTCTGGTTGGAGAAGGAgagttttcattttcattgtcTCTAGCTAAAGCCTTTGCTTCTGTCGCCAAGATCACTGCTGTATCTCTTGATGTTCGAG TTGGACTAGGGCGTCAGTACAGCAATGGAGATGCGAACGTGAAAGAACTGGAGAGTCTTGGGTGCACCGTGGTTCGTGGTATCAACGTACACACTATGACCTCAGACTATCGCCTATCTCGATATGACAGAATTGTCTTTAATTTTCCTCATGCAGG GAAACACAAAGATGTGGTGACAGGATTCATGCAGAGTGCCCCCGAGATGATGAACGAAGGCGGAGAGATGCATTTCACTAATATGACAATGTACCCGTTTAACAAGTTGGATATAAAATCTCTTGCTGGAGAAAACGGTTTGCGTCTTATCAAGCAGATGCAATTCAAGAAATGGATATTTCCATGTTATTCAAATAAGTGTGAATGTAGCTGCGACTCTCACTCTCACTTCCCCTTCGAAGTAGTTGTTATTTCTATGCTTAAGAAATAA
- the LOC103871114 gene encoding DNA-directed RNA polymerases II, IV and V subunit 12 produces MDQQPEPVTYVCGDCGQENTLKSGDVIQCRECGYRILYKKRTRRVVQYEAR; encoded by the exons ATGGATCAACAGCCAGAACCAGTTACTTACGTCTGCGGAG ATTGTGGACAAGAGAACACTTTGAAGTCAGGGGATGTGATCCAATGCAGAGAGTGTGGATACCGTATCCTATACAAGAAGCGTACCCGTAGAG TTGTTCAGTACGAAGCTCGCTGA